One genomic window of Elaeis guineensis isolate ETL-2024a chromosome 2, EG11, whole genome shotgun sequence includes the following:
- the LOC105047805 gene encoding paired amphipathic helix protein Sin3-like 2 codes for MTITNVLSKAKVLFEQHSSLILDYNPFMSRWKPVTFEESLKFVRKVKARDYHLYLSLLDILGQEHKSPETYQQLVLLFQNHDDLHEELKRFKPQAQAQFFGPWLVFLLLPLSVLSLYLIFCEQPLRCLIEQNANKTSLL; via the exons ATGACTATCACCAATGTTCTGTCAAAAGCAAAGGTGTTATTTGAACAACATTCAAGTCTTATTTTGGACTACAATCCCTTCATGTCTAGATGGAAGCCTGTCACATTTGAGGAATCTCTCAAATTTGTAAGAAAAGTAAAG GCTCGTGATTATCATTTATATTTATCATTGCTTGACATTCTAGGTCAGGAGCACAAGTCCCCAGAGACCTACCAACAG CTTGTGCTGCTATTTCAGAACCATGATGATTTGCACGAGGAGTTGAAACGTTTCAAGCCACAGGCCCAAGCACAATTTTTTGGTCCATGGCTTGTGTTTCTTCTTCTGCCTCTATCTGTCTTGAGCTTATATCTTATCTTCTGTGAACAACCACTGAGATGTCTAATTGAACAAAATGCAAACAAAACTTCCTTGTTGTAA